The DNA window TTACAAGCTGCCTTCTAGGCAGCATTTTTATATGCTGTAAAAGGTCCATTTTTCTTAATCTTAGTATGTAAACTGCAGTCTAATTGCAGATAATTTGTAAttcactgatgaaaatgaagtaTTTAGTATGTCAGGCCTTATTAGATTGAACGTGGGTTTATGTATTTAGGAAATACAGAGGAACTACGTCCTTTGCATGAGGCATTTAATCCAAatgaagaaatcaaataaaagtgataaGAGATGGAGAGGGGTGATTACAGTATATAAAGAATAATTCTAGTGCTGTAAAAACTTGAGAGCAAAATGTAAATtcatgaaatggaaaaagggCAAATTTCCATATGGTCAGAGGCACAGTAGATAGTGAAAATTAGATTGCAAGGTTGATAAAGGTGGGGCACATTGAAGAACGTTAATTTCATTTTTGCATTAAGATTATCAGATTGGGAgtgacagcagcagtgaatgTGGACACCTGTCATTGGCTCCAGTTGCATGAAGACTGTAGCTGTTGTTCAGAGGGTTTCTTTGTCGATGGGTTACTTAACTaaaaaactttgttttaattCTTACTTTCTTGCCACCAGttggagcaggagctggaggtgTGTGAGAAGGAGAGCGGAGAGCTGCAGGAATACGCCAACTCTGTTCTCCAGCAGATCGCAGACTATTGCCCCGATATCCTGGAGCAGGTTGTCAATGCGCTGGAAGAGTCGTGCTGACAACTCTGACCTCAGACACAACCCGGCTGAGCCCAGGTGCCCCTACctccacccaaaaaaaaaaaaaaaaaggcttttgcaTGGAAGAGAGAACGTTGGGGCGCTATCTGATCCCGCTGggctcttcttctttgtcccTCTCACCTACCCTGCAACAAACTTTCAGGACTCCTGAGTGCTTTCCTGTCTCGTACGTCGCTTAATTGCAAAATCTTTTGAGAAAATATTGTGATCGCTCGCTGCAGATGCTATTTAATTATAGTGGGAGGCAACTAATCACATGTCAGATCAACAGTAGTTAACTAGAGGGCACTGAGAAGTTCAGAATTAGAATTTGGGAATGTGACTGTCGTCCTTTACGCTGTAAAAATCACATTGGACACAAGTTCACTGGGAGAGAAGGGATATGAGAAGAAAGacgcaaacacacgcacaaagtCTTGGGGCATACTGCCAACTTTCCTCTCCCTAGGCTGCTCCAGTTAAAGCAGCAATCGACAAATAGGGCAGAGTTACCTCAcccacatttcttcttttaccCTTTAGATTTCTCTTACAtctttgagataaaaaaaaataaataaagaggtaAATATATTACTTACATGGGACAGGAAAGCACTTTTCGTCTTGGAGAATCGGGGAGCTGCTACATCTCGAGGGGGCAGAGATGATCAGGGTCCAGCGGGTAAAAACGTGGAGCCATGTAGAAGTTTGTTTTGCGCAACACTTACGAAATGCCACTTTTTAAACCAAAATGAAAGCGTCACGTTTTCAGAAATGTCTCCTGTCCCAGCTCTGAGCTGCGGCTAGGATTAGGTTGTTAGGTACGCTACGGCGTCGTCTGTGGTTGAGTCACCGGCATTAGAGGGGGGATCAAGGCCCGACATAGATCAAAGATCAGATTTTAGTTACTACGTTCTCAATGGACGAgagagaggatttaaaaaaagaaaaagaaaaagaaaagcttttattatTGGTGACGTGTTAATTTTTTAGATGGTTTTGCACACAACGTCCACTTGTTTATGAGGTATGCAATGTTTCTTTTGAGAACGTTCTAGTGGCCTTGGAGCATGCACAAAGAGCAGTACTGGACCTAACGCAGGGACACTTAGTCCTCTGCAATACTGGTGCTAAGGCATGATGTGAGAACTTTCAATCTGACACGCTGGTCATTCAGTCTCATCCAAAGTTTCTATAGTTCTTAAACCCGCCTGATCTTTCGTTCCTTGACTGAATCACTGAAGAAAACAAGCGGcggccccttttttttttttttttcttgtaatttttcAGATCACTTCCCAGTGATGcctctgttgttgtatttttttgaaATCTTCAGGTTTGAGGTTTTTTAATTACTAAGTGCATCTACATTTACAAGAAACGAGTCACTTTTCAGCAGATTTTGACTTTTTAGATCAGTTTGTAAATAATGTGATATTTAACACGTACAGTGACTGAATAAAGGTAATTAAGTGGAAGGTGTTGtgcattctttaaaaaaaaaataataataatctgaaagCAGTGCAGTTGTCTTGTGTCTAATTTTGTCTTTGGGacaaaatgtgtgtgcgtgacagTACTGCCATAACTTGCGGAAAGTCATGTTCTATAGAgatctatataaatataatacatataaatatatatatatataatgtttacCGTATCGATATGCATTGAATGTTTGCACAGAATCTTGAAGAGCAACAAAATGCTCTGAACAAAATGACTGTCGAGTTAGTGTCCCCAGCACAAACTGAGGAAAGaggtgtcaaaaaaaacaaaaacaaaaacaacaactttgtgtcaaaaataatgtgtgaactaaaaatgttttcaaacgTGACTGTGTGATGGGAGAGTACTTTTCTTGCATTTATTTctaatggtctttttttttatatatatatactttcaCCAGGTGGTGATGTAAATGTATTATCCAGACATTTCAGTGTtggtgtctttttatttgtcgGTTGATGTCAAAGGCAGGTCGAGCCTGATGGATAAAAACaagcccccctccaccccctcctgcTGTTACAGGAGAAGCACAATGCTACACGACAAAACAGTGCAACGTGCGTCAGTATACGTCTTAAAATAGATGCATTTTCTAGCAAACTTCCCACATGTCGCTGATTTCCAGATAAATTTGGGAAGGGAGGCACGGTGGAAACAGAACACACCCCTTGTGTGTGGGCGTTGGAGGACGTTAGTCGGAGGCTTGTTTTTGTGCTCGTCATCCTAAACCTCTTGAGTGGAGATTATTTCCATTCCTTTAACCCCCTCGCTGTTGAGTTTGGAGAGAAGACAGCAtctttcaaagtgtttttttttttttttccccccatgctTCGGCCTCCGTGTCCCTCCCTGCCCCCTTTGCCTTAACGTCTGATCATCTCTTTTTCCTCAACTCCTTActgcgacacacacacagctgattgAGGGGCTTCTGTTCAGTTCACAGCAttttgtttcatcattttttttttttttttttttttgcagacaatGTACTGCCTTCTGTCTGTTCGTGTTAAGAATCAAactgtgtaaaaagaaaagcaaaacagatttgtttgtgAGTTACTTGGattttgtatgtatgtaaataaataaattataagccTTGTTTTCTCGTCAAAGAATTTTAACTAATAATCACATTGGATGAATGTGCCCCCTGCttcatttctcagtgtttttttttttttctgttctcgTGAAGAGAAAAGCTCCGAGCTGCATGGCTACTGAGGTAGATTGTGTTATATCATCAGCCATTTCCAAAGTTAGTAGCACGCTCTTTGGATGAAAACCTATTTGGAAAATATAACTCCATTATTGGACATCTGGACACTGAGCTAGCAGTCTTTCCAGCTTCTTTGTTTATTGCCAACACTTGAATGaagtgaatatttatttttaagatttgcAGGACCTCAGGAAGATGTGGCGTCTGTAGCAGAGTCTTAACACAGgtttactgaaaacacaaatttagATTTAAGTCCAGGGTGTAGTGAGCTGTTCCTCCGGGCCAACTAAACAGTAGAAGCTTTGTCTCAAACGTTTCAATGAATTAGTAATTAATTGCCTCTTAACTATTCTCTCAGACTTTGGAAGAAGCTAAAGTAAACTCATGACGATGCTCACAACTGCAGCTTGGAGGCGTACAACTCTAGTAAAATGATCACAAATAAAgcagacaaaactaaaacatatttGCCATCTTTATTCATAAATATCACTACTGTATGAATATAAAACAATCttaaattactgttttttttttttaaacaaatactcTGGCATTATCATCGGAAGCTCCTCAGGGGACAAAACCCACTGAATTAACAGTTTAAAGTATTGCATATAGCCTTGGTAGCTGTTAGTTACTACACCTTACTGTAGCGGTGTCGATGAACCTTTGACGGATCGGAAACTGGAACATCTGATACATAACTTACTTCCTCAGGAATATGAAACTTAGCCAACTATACATAGGTAAACAAAGACAAGACAGGATTGATCCACCCACTTCAATTTGAAGTACAATTTTGTCAGCAACAGTCATTCGATACAagtaaaaaaatacatcagccaaaaagaaaacatctatCAAAACTTCAATCCAGGATACACCTGCCTTtctgttaaaagttaaaacgcCTAGTCATTATTCTGCAAAGAGATATCAAGATATCATTGGTATGTGAGTCACAAAAATATACAATCTAATCTAGTATTCAGCGGCAGTAGGCACTCCTGTGTTTGATGGGTGAGGTAGCTAACAGTGAGAACTGTACACAGGCAGAGATATAAAGAAGAGAGCACTGAAAACAAGTCTGAATAAGAGTGGAGTATTGCTGTGCAGATGAACAATATTCCAGTGATCAATGCTGAGTCCCTCTCCTTGTTTTTAGTCACAGTATAAAAGGTAAATTTAAGAATGTTTACAGGCAGTCCCTCTCAGTGCAAAGCTCAGCACGATGCACGATGAAATGCGTCCTAAACGGGAGAGCTTTCACCTCACCCTCTCGCTCTCCGTCATCTGCCACAGTCCCAGGTTTAATACTTTAAGGCACGGGAGCTGTGTTATTCTCTCAAGACCCCTCTTGGTGATCTTAGTGCAGCCGTACAAGTCAATCCCTGTCAGCTGGGTCAAGTGGTCGGCTATCAACTCCAGACCTTTGTCTGTGATTCGCACACACTGTCCGATGTTTAGAGTCTTGAGTTCGTGCATCTGCCGTACCATCCTGTTAATTCCGTCATCACTGATGTGGCAGGAGCACAGAGACAGGGACTTGAGCTGATACAAGCCCTGGGCGATGTAAGCCAGGCTCTGGTCTCCGATCTTATCACAGAAGGAGACGTCAAGTCCACACAGCCGGAGGGAGCCCATGGCCAGATGCATTATCCCGGTGTCGCTGATGTTATCGCACGACCTCAGGTTCAGGCTGCACAGGTGGGTCATGTGCGACAGGTGGATCATCCCCGCGTCCGATATCCCCCCGCAGAAGCTGAGGTTGAGCACTTTGAGCTTGTTGAGTCCCTTTGAGACGTGCTTGAGAGACAGGTCCGTGAGCTTCTGGCAGTCCTGCAAGGTTAACTTCTCCAGGGACAGGCAGCCCTCCGCAGCGCTGCGGGTCATGCCAGACAGGTGACCGATGCCCACGTCTGACACATGCCTGCAGCTACGCAGGTTAAGGCTCTTGAGTCTGTGCAAGCCCCAGGCAATGAGCAACAGGCCGGTGTTTGTGATATTGCTGCATCCCCCGAGTTCGAGCACCTCCAGGTTCTTGAGGTACTGTGCAATCCGGCCCAGGCTAGAGTCAGTGATCTGTTTACAAAGACTGAGGTTCAGCACCCGCAAGGATGGGATGTCCTGCACAAAGGCATGTCCGAGACCATTGTCTGTGAGGTTGAAGCATCCACACAGGTTAAGGCTTTCGATGTGTGGCATCCCTTGAATCACGTAGCTCAGACTTCGCCTGAGGCTGAGGATCTGAACTTTCTTGATCCCTCTGGTCTGAAGACTGGGGAACAGAGAAGGGTTGGCTCGCCGCAGATGGAGCTTGGCTtccacccccctccacaccGACTTGTGGTAGGACGCGTCCCTCCAGGCCGCGCACACTTGGGCTACCCTTCCTTTGTCTTTCACGTCCAGGTAGCTGAAAATAATGGCCAAGATTTCCGGGAAAAGGCACGATATGTGTGTCTCCATTTCAAACATGGCCTCCGTTTAGCAGCAGCGGTTGCTTCAGAGCGACAATAGTGTCCCAGGACAGCTCCCAGAAACTCCGCCGCCGAAGTTGCGGTCTGGCCCGGCAACGTCAGCTACCGTCAGCTAGCATAGGGTCAGGCTAACTGAAGCTAACTAGCTTGGTGTGCAACATAACAAACATCCACCCATCTCGTAGGAGCAACGCGCGCTCTTGGGTTCAACAAAACGAGGACATAAAAtgattattaaatgtaaagttaTTACGTTGACGACGCGGGGGCAGGCGCAGAAAACTCCCAAAGCCAGTCACAATATTTACCTAgcaggctaggctaggctaggctaggctaggctagcaGGAGCTAACTAGCCGTCGGAACTTGGAACTGAGCTTTAAAAACTGAACAACCTCCTCCAACTCAGCGACGTCCGGGGCGTTAGTTAGTCTTTACTCCGGGTatccaaaacttttttttgtttgtagaaAAGCCTTTATCCACAGACCACTTTTCTCGTACAAAGAGCGCTGCCTCCTGTAGCATTTCCAGCAGCGTCGGAGCGCCTGCAATGAATAAATCCAACTGAGTTTTTAGCTCACAGAGACTTCTGCTTCCAGCCAGTGGCCCCCAGAGGAAGAAACAAGCACGACAAGTCAGGGGCGATTCTAGGCTCAGAGCTGCAGGGCTGCAGGGCtactttaatgtcaaactactgtgtcacaaagctgccatttggtttaaaaaaaataaagaaacgaAATTGTATTTAAATCAGAAGATGAGGTAAGAATaataagtgcaaaacaaacttaaaggACAATAAAGACAGGCAACCTTCCCTAAGAGACAACATCTTTCTATCCTTTGTCCTTTTGGACTGAATAAATCCTGCAGTTATAGCAAAACTAACTTAGAAACGTTAAAAACACAGTTCAAACTGTTTTGAAATGTATTAGGATAGTTTTTCCCCATGTGTTTTTGCGCAAAGATACTTTTGTAATGTTGGatacaatgtttttgtttttgtgaaatatatgaaatatatgtCATGGTGTGACTTTAAATACAGTCAGACGATGATGTATGATTGTCTGTTTATTGtctgattcatgtttttgttttggaaaagtAGGGTAGACATTAAAAAGCGCAGGCCGAAGACCACCATcaacttcagacagaaacaaaatacaaaactccCAGTCTACATCAACTCCCAATCAATAACCTCATTGGACTCCTTCAAGTTCCTATGCACCCATATCTGCAATAACCTCAAACGGCACACCAAAACAGAACACATTATCAAAAAAGGACATCACAGACTATATTTCCTCAGTCagttaaaaaaagtttttacacAGCCTTCATCTATTACAGTCTGGTACAGAAATATGGACAATCACTCACTGAAAAGACTTCAATGGATTGTAAATAAAGCCTTTAAAATCACCagctctgcctccctccctaCGTGTATGTGACTCTATGTATGTACTGTGTGTCTATTTGCCTGTAGGAAGGTTTTTGCCTGTAACGTTTGCATGTATTTCTAATGTTACTGAGATGTTACTGAGTGTCAACAAACCTTGTTCCAAAAACAAATACCACCGGCCCTGGTTGTGTGCCACTTAAAGTTCACAGATGTTAAGGTTAATTCCCCCTCGATTAAATGTGGTTGCTgccattacaaaaaaaataccaatcTGAACAATGTTGCACTATGTAAAAGATCGTTACTATGAATCTTTACATTACGGACAGTGTAATCTGTGAAGATGTCCACACATTTATTATTCAGTCTGGGAAGCAACATAAAAATCTCTTAATCCAGTAACTGACATGAACACAACCCAGTCCTATCTTTGTAttgtgtacctgagtgtgtacCCTTTCATGTTTTGTGCAGAACCAGCGGCAAGAGGCTAATGTAGTTAGAGCCTCACCTTTGACCTTCATTGCTAGAAACGCCAGCCCCCTTCCCTGACAGCAGCTCACCGGAGGCcctgaaacaataaatatctcCAATTCCTGGCATATTTCTGGGCTCCTGTCTGGCTCTGGGCCTCTGAATCACCCGTGGTTTTCCCCCCACAGTGTTTTTCACATCAACTCTACGAGTTTCaattttttaaagcttttgcAGCGACTCAGGAACTACAAAGGGAAACACAAAGTCAAAAACCATCAAAggttttgatgtttttccaATAATGATTATCCAGTTATATGTAGATGATCAAGTTTTCTTATTTGACAAAGGACGAAATAAGTTATAGAGTTCACATAGCAATACAACTGTACTGTACGAAAcctaaaataaagtaaaataataattatttatatggagaagaaaataaccCTCAGGAAAAAGTATCCTTCAAAtgtggttattttttaaatctttaactTGTCTATTCTATTGCGACATTAAACAAGTTAATATGGAAACCACCCGGTTATtatgtgttgcatttattttagtttacatAGGTTGTTTGAGGGTAGCCAAACATAGTTAGATTTAATAATAGTGTAAATGCCAGTACCActattaataacaacaatagtAAACCATGTAGTGTATAATGATGTCGTGCCAGGCACcaatttagtttgtttctggCAGTGAAGAAAATTAATGTTTGTGAAAGAGCAACGCACAAAACCCCCAAACTGCAGCGGAGGTACAGATAACCGGCTAGAGGTAATGAAATACTAAATGTCCAAGTTTGTTGTACACTGTCGGACTGAATTATACAGATGTATGTTGTAATTTAGGCTGTGGGacaaaaaatcaaacacacctGTTAACCGTactgttgtcttttctttatagaagaataaatgaaacgTGTTGAGATAAATATGAGGTTTCcatatgaaatatattaaaattcAAATATGTGACAAGTGGAAAATTATCAATCAGGAAAAGGGCAGATTGCTAAATATGTTACATCATAGCTTCCACTGGGTATTGCTTTGTCTGTCGTTGGTGTGTTGTGTAAACGATGTGATTAATACATAGACGGGTTTGGTTCTTGGGAAAGTACCGTGTGAAAGGGTAGAGACTATTTTCTGAAAGCTGACGTTTGGGATGGTCTCCCTCAAATTCCAAGTTCCTTATCTCCCTATTAGCGATTCCTTTGTAACACTTTGCAAACACTGAGGGTCTGGATGTGTTTCTTGAAGAGGCAGAGCAGAATCAGCCTCACCAGTGTGGGTGGTCCCGGTGGGGCCTCAGTACTCAGTCATCCTTAATGCCTCCGTGGTCGTGCAGACCCTTAATAGCTGGAGTTAACAACTCACTGTTAATTTACAAGAACGTTGAGTAACATTTCTCGTACCTCTTACTCTAATCCGAGACGTTCTTTTTACGATTACTGACTGGACGTTTATAGCGAAGCCTCGGGCAGGAGCTGTGGTCAGGTTCTTCCCATCTACAACTGCAAATACTTCTGTGTACCGTATGGTTATGTGCTCTGACTTGCAGTACttgctttttactttattgcaCCAGAAACTCAGACAAATCTGTCGTATATGTTgggaatataatataatataatataatataatataatataatataatataatataatataatataatataatataataacagttAAGAACACAGTTGGTTTGGTAGAGTGTGAATACTCAAtgttataattacattttttaaaaggtgcAGACCAGCACTACTCTCTGacaccagcagagggcagtgcTGGTctgacaaaataacaacaacaaaaaaaaaacaaaggagcttttttttctctctccttctcttatCATGAAACACACAGTTGGGTCATAACCACTTCAAAATGCTCTTGAGCATATAACCGAAGAAATAAGTCAAACAAAGGATTAAAACGTGTCCTTCACTCTGTGCAAACAGGAGACGTTTACAGATGGTAATGAGGTGAGATGAAGCAGTCCTACggacagagacaggagaggGATGTGTAGACGGGAAGGAAACGAAAACtaaagacagaaggagagaaagtgAGGGATGGTGATTCCCCTCTCGGCCTCCCCTGTGGCTGGACTTGTCTCTGCTAATGACCCTGTCTGCTGGCTCATACAGACAGATGGTGAATTAACTCCAATTAGCCCACTCTCACCAGATCTTCTCTGACagctcaccacacacacacacacatacacacacacacacacacacaaacacacacacggtcatGTTACTATCTCATC is part of the Mugil cephalus isolate CIBA_MC_2020 chromosome 10, CIBA_Mcephalus_1.1, whole genome shotgun sequence genome and encodes:
- the LOC125014523 gene encoding F-box/LRR-repeat protein 14-like, whose protein sequence is MFEMETHISCLFPEILAIIFSYLDVKDKGRVAQVCAAWRDASYHKSVWRGVEAKLHLRRANPSLFPSLQTRGIKKVQILSLRRSLSYVIQGMPHIESLNLCGCFNLTDNGLGHAFVQDIPSLRVLNLSLCKQITDSSLGRIAQYLKNLEVLELGGCSNITNTGLLLIAWGLHRLKSLNLRSCRHVSDVGIGHLSGMTRSAAEGCLSLEKLTLQDCQKLTDLSLKHVSKGLNKLKVLNLSFCGGISDAGMIHLSHMTHLCSLNLRSCDNISDTGIMHLAMGSLRLCGLDVSFCDKIGDQSLAYIAQGLYQLKSLSLCSCHISDDGINRMVRQMHELKTLNIGQCVRITDKGLELIADHLTQLTGIDLYGCTKITKRGLERITQLPCLKVLNLGLWQMTESERVR